In Enterobacteriaceae bacterium Kacie_13, the following proteins share a genomic window:
- a CDS encoding DUF4123 domain-containing protein, which yields MEQIRYAIIDGAVEVELVSFLSTQTFPHCCLYSPPVQPEIVELAPYLVQMTPEVDEWLKFRTTPWGITLFSAKPLHLVLQHLRRYLWVKIPEQEKTVLLRFYDPRNIWAILDVLTPLELSSFIGPISKILTHYEGYSHQENFEFVYEEKDSSSSAKEALVLSSRQFKKLNKLTQTNYINKLACFIRDYYLADKDFLQPDMAALHQQAEDYLFFCHAFNIVDSRSVRGITLALLKKGITRTAEIPQQWEELLSNSTQSIYYQVEKLLLRELGYIPE from the coding sequence ATGGAACAGATTCGGTATGCAATCATTGACGGCGCAGTTGAGGTTGAATTAGTCAGTTTTCTCTCAACACAGACATTTCCACATTGCTGCTTATATTCGCCGCCTGTTCAGCCCGAAATAGTAGAACTTGCTCCCTATCTGGTTCAAATGACGCCTGAAGTCGATGAATGGTTGAAATTTAGAACGACACCATGGGGAATCACTCTATTTTCGGCGAAACCTCTTCATTTGGTGTTGCAACATCTGCGCAGGTACCTGTGGGTAAAAATCCCAGAGCAGGAAAAAACTGTGTTACTGCGATTCTATGACCCACGAAATATTTGGGCGATACTGGATGTATTAACCCCTTTAGAACTCTCATCGTTTATCGGGCCGATTTCAAAAATTTTGACTCATTACGAAGGATACTCACATCAGGAGAACTTCGAATTTGTATATGAAGAAAAAGACAGCTCGTCTTCAGCGAAAGAAGCATTAGTATTATCTTCCCGACAGTTCAAAAAATTAAATAAACTCACCCAAACAAACTACATTAATAAACTTGCTTGTTTTATTCGTGATTATTATTTAGCTGATAAAGACTTTCTACAACCTGATATGGCCGCACTTCATCAGCAAGCAGAAGATTATCTGTTTTTTTGTCATGCATTCAATATCGTTGATAGCCGGTCTGTTCGTGGCATCACGCTGGCACTACTTAAGAAAGGTATTACGCGTACTGCTGAAATTCCCCAGCAATGGGAGGAACTATTAAGTAATTCAACTCAGTCTATCTACTATCAGGTAGAGAAGCTGCTTTTACGGGAACTGGGATATATCCCTGAGTAA
- a CDS encoding type VI secretion system PAAR protein — MPIAAKVNDKGSQHEGYPATPVIAGSTTVFFDSLAAARMGDPLTPHSKPLHPAHPRKIASGSATVFIDGKPAARTGDCIDCGGVLIGSGTVNIG, encoded by the coding sequence ATGCCAATAGCAGCAAAAGTGAATGATAAAGGATCGCAGCATGAAGGATACCCGGCAACACCCGTCATCGCGGGTTCAACTACGGTTTTCTTTGACAGCTTAGCGGCTGCCCGTATGGGCGATCCGCTAACGCCGCACAGTAAACCTTTGCATCCTGCGCATCCGCGTAAAATTGCCAGCGGTTCCGCTACCGTGTTTATTGATGGGAAACCGGCGGCAAGAACCGGTGACTGCATCGACTGCGGGGGTGTTCTTATCGGAAGCGGTACTGTAAATATCGGTTGA
- the lldD gene encoding FMN-dependent L-lactate dehydrogenase LldD, whose amino-acid sequence MIISASTDYRAAAKSKLPPFLFHYIDGGAYNEHTLRRNTADLADIALRQRILKNMSDLSLETELFGEKLAMPVILAPVGLTGMYARRGEVQAARAAAKKGIPFTLSTVSVCPIEEVAPAIDRPMWFQLYVLKDRGFMRNALERAQAAGVKTLVFTVDMPVPGARYRDAHSGMSGPNAAARRMLQAVTHPQWAWDVGLNGKPHDLGNVSAYRGKPTTLEDYIGWLGANFDPSISWKDLEWIREFWKGPMIIKGILDPEDAKDAVRFGADGIVVSNHGGRQLDGVLSTAHALSAIADAVKGDIKILADSGIRTGLDVVRMIALGADSILLGRAFVYALAAAGEAGVINLLTLIEKEMRVAMTLTGARSIAEIGAESLVYGRGVR is encoded by the coding sequence ATGATTATTTCTGCTTCAACGGATTACCGGGCAGCGGCAAAAAGCAAACTTCCGCCGTTTCTGTTCCACTACATCGATGGGGGGGCTTACAACGAGCATACCCTGCGGCGCAACACCGCCGATCTGGCCGATATTGCCCTGCGTCAGCGGATCCTGAAAAACATGTCGGATTTAAGCCTTGAGACGGAGCTGTTCGGTGAAAAACTGGCGATGCCGGTTATCCTCGCACCTGTGGGTCTGACTGGTATGTACGCCCGGCGTGGCGAAGTACAGGCCGCCCGCGCCGCTGCCAAAAAAGGCATTCCCTTCACGTTATCCACGGTTTCGGTTTGCCCGATCGAGGAAGTGGCGCCCGCCATCGACCGGCCGATGTGGTTTCAGCTTTACGTCTTAAAAGATCGCGGATTTATGCGAAATGCGCTGGAACGCGCACAGGCTGCGGGCGTGAAAACGCTGGTCTTTACCGTCGATATGCCGGTACCTGGCGCGCGTTATCGCGACGCGCATTCCGGTATGAGCGGCCCGAACGCTGCCGCCCGCCGCATGTTGCAGGCAGTGACGCATCCGCAATGGGCCTGGGACGTCGGCCTGAACGGCAAGCCGCACGATCTTGGTAATGTGTCGGCGTATCGCGGTAAACCGACGACGCTGGAAGATTATATCGGCTGGCTTGGCGCGAACTTCGACCCTTCTATCTCATGGAAAGACCTCGAGTGGATCCGCGAGTTCTGGAAAGGCCCGATGATCATCAAAGGTATTCTTGACCCGGAAGATGCTAAAGATGCGGTGCGGTTCGGTGCAGACGGCATTGTGGTCTCCAACCACGGTGGCCGCCAGCTTGACGGCGTGCTCTCCACCGCCCACGCTTTATCTGCTATCGCTGACGCAGTGAAGGGCGACATCAAAATCCTCGCCGATTCCGGCATTCGCACCGGTCTGGACGTGGTACGCATGATTGCGCTGGGCGCTGACAGCATATTGTTAGGCCGTGCATTTGTGTACGCGCTTGCCGCAGCTGGCGAGGCGGGCGTGATTAATTTACTGACGTTGATAGAAAAAGAAATGCGGGTGGCGATGACATTGACCGGAGCGCGGAGTATCGCGGAGATAGGAGCGGAGTCACTGGTATATGGTCGCGGTGTAAGGTGA